The Amycolatopsis nigrescens CSC17Ta-90 genomic interval CGCAGCTCGTGCTCGCCGCCGTCGAGCATGCCCTTTTCGATCAGCTCGCCCACTTTGTCCTCGGTGACCGGCCCGTAGCCGATCCGGCCGAGCTCGGTGACCACTTCGACCAGCGGTTCCAGCCAGAGCATGCCGCGCGTTCCATTGCGCACGATGCGAACCGGACGTCCGGCTGCCGCCGCTTCGCGCCCGATGGCGGCGGCGACCTCGTCCGCACCGACCGAGCGAGCGGCCGAATCGCGCGGCACGTACACCGTGATGGGCTCGGTCATGCCTTCCCCGTTTCTGCCTCGATGATGGCGTCGAGGCGGGTTTCGTCGAGCCGCCCGTATAGCTTTCCGTTGATCTGCCCGGCGGGCCCGAGCGCGCAGTTGCCGAGGCAGAAGACCTGGTCGAGGGTCAGCGCGCCGTCCGCGCTGGTCTGCCCGACCTTGGTGTGCCATACCTGCTGGGCGTGCTCGACGAGCCGCTCGGCGCCCACCGACTGGCAGGCTTCGGCGCGGCAGAGTTTCACGGTGGTGCGGCCGGCCGGCTCGGACCGGAAGTCGGTGTAGAAGCTGACCACGCCGTGCACGTCGGCGCGGGAGATGTTCAGCTCGGTGGCCAGCACCGGCACCATCGCCTGGTCGATGTAGCCGAACTCGGCCTGGATACCGTGCAGGATCGGCATCAGCGCGCCCCGGTCGCCACGGTGGGTCTCGACCACCGCCCGCACCCGATCGGCCATCGACATGCCGGCACTG includes:
- a CDS encoding NAD(P)H-dependent oxidoreductase subunit E, which translates into the protein MTVDSAGMSMADRVRAVVETHRGDRGALMPILHGIQAEFGYIDQAMVPVLATELNISRADVHGVVSFYTDFRSEPAGRTTVKLCRAEACQSVGAERLVEHAQQVWHTKVGQTSADGALTLDQVFCLGNCALGPAGQINGKLYGRLDETRLDAIIEAETGKA